A section of the Salmo salar chromosome ssa05, Ssal_v3.1, whole genome shotgun sequence genome encodes:
- the LOC106604401 gene encoding SH2 domain-containing protein 4A, with amino-acid sequence MLAQILQEMWVDPEVLEALSEDQRRILFLKMREEQVRRWIEREEKDERERRTREQHRSKKGHSKSVRWLLGRDGDVSVSVIGEVDEFRSSKLLQTLHTNTRLQSTEMNTLVVDLHTVSLLTDRENHQTSSQSATLMQLSVDSDGSKDSEEDQDSVSAEDDPKDPGEDSSDNESGNSTDDLKDWGLCYRTHHSNISLSLQPQLSVTEKARPHGRGVVVSHEEESPAFGGRVAQLRRTFATSSPIAKPPVPTKPSHLQLVPRSSLR; translated from the exons ATGCTGGCTCAGATCCTACAGGAGATGTGGGTGGACCCAGAGGTTTTGGAGGCCCTGAGTGAAGACCAGAGGAGAATCTTGTTCCTGAAGATGAGAGAGGAGCAGGTCAGACGctggatagagagggaggagaaggacgagagagagaggagaaccagGGAACAACACAGGTCTAAAAAag GTCACAGTAAGAGCGTGCGCTGGCTGTTGGGTCGTGATGGGGATGTGAGTGTGAGCGTGATCGGAGAGGTGGATGAATTTAGATCCTCCAAACTCCTCCAGACCCTTCATACCAACAccagactacagagcacagaaaTGAACACCCTAGTGGTTGATCTCCATACTGTGTctctactgacagacagagagaaccaccAAACCAGCTCACAATCAGCCACACTGATGCAACTCAGC GTTGACTCAGACGGCTCTAAGGACTCTGAGGAGGACCAGGACTCAGTCAGTGCTGAGGACGACCCAAAGGACCCCGGGGAGGACAGCAGCGACAATGAGTCAGGCAACAGCACAGACGACCTAAAGGACTGGGGCCTCTGCTACAGAACCCACCACAGCAACATCAGCCTGTCTCTCCAACCCCAGCTGTCAGTCACAGAGAAGGCCCGCCCACACGgcagaggag tgGTGGTCAGTCATGAGGAGGAGAGCCCAGCGTTTGGTGGTCGGGTGGCCCAGCTCAGGAGAACGTTTGCCACATCCTCTCCCATTGCCAAGCCCCCTGTGCCCACCAAACCTTCACACCTGCAGCTGGTGCCCAGGTCCTCTCTGAGGTAA